The proteins below come from a single Tachysurus fulvidraco isolate hzauxx_2018 chromosome 26, HZAU_PFXX_2.0, whole genome shotgun sequence genomic window:
- the tp53 gene encoding cellular tumor antigen p53 isoform X4 has translation MAVSFSPPHGSVLRATAVYKRSEHVADVVRRCPHHERSNDNNEGPAPPGHLLRVEGNSRAVYHEDLNTQRHSVVVPYEPPQVGSECTTVLYNYMCNSSCMGGMNRRPILTIITLETQDGQLLGRRTFEVRVCACPGRDRKSEENNFRKQQESKTSGKTLTKRSIKDPPSHPEDSKKSKNTSSDDEIYTLQVHGRERYEFLKKINDGLELSDLVPPADQEKYRQKLLSKACRKERDGAAAEPKRGKKRLVKEEKSDSD, from the exons ATGGCAGTGAGTTTTTCTCCACCACATGGTTCTGTGCTCAGAGCCACTGCTGTGTACAAGAGATCAGAACACGTGGCCGATGTGGTGCGCCGCTGTCCTCACCACGAGAGGAGTAACGACAACAATGAGG GCCCAGCTCCTCCCGGTCACCTGCTCCGTGTGGAAGGGAATTCCCGAGCGGTTTATCATGAAGACTTAAACACACAGCGccacagtgtggtggtgccctATGAACCTCCTCAG gtgggatCAGAGTGCACCACTGTGCTGTATAACTACATGTGTAACAGCAGCTGTATGGGGGGAATGAACCGCCGGCCCATCCTCACCATAATCACTCTGGAGACCCAGGA tggtCAGCTTTTGGGCCGGCGCACTTTtgaagtgcgtgtgtgtgcgtgtcctgGGCGTGACCGGAAATCAGAGGAgaacaacttcagaaaacagcAGGAATCCAAAACCTCAGGCAAAACCCTCACCAAgcgca GTATAAAGGATCCTCCTTCTCACCCAGAGGACAGTAAGAAATCCAAGAACACCAGCAGTGATGATGAAATTTACAcgctgcag gtGCATGGGAGAGAGCGTTATGAGTTTCTGAAGAAGATTAATGATGGTCTGGAGCTCAGTGACCTGGTGCCTCCTGCTGACCAGGAGAAGTATCGACAGAAACT GTTGTCTAAAGCCTGTAGGAAGGAGAGAGACGGAGCTGCAGCAGAACCCAAACGAGGGAAGAAACGACTggtgaaggaggagaagagcgactctgactga
- the tp53 gene encoding cellular tumor antigen p53 isoform X1 produces MEGNTERESKMTESSDSQEFAELWLKNLMGVEESGVPDDNSWKNEEQIPEDLQDVLLGDILQPQSSSSPPTSTVPVTSDYPGLHNFTLHFQKSSTAKSVTCTYSPELNKLFCQLAKTCPVLMAVSFSPPHGSVLRATAVYKRSEHVADVVRRCPHHERSNDNNEGPAPPGHLLRVEGNSRAVYHEDLNTQRHSVVVPYEPPQVGSECTTVLYNYMCNSSCMGGMNRRPILTIITLETQDGQLLGRRTFEVRVCACPGRDRKSEENNFRKQQESKTSGKTLTKRSIKDPPSHPEDSKKSKNTSSDDEIYTLQVHGRERYEFLKKINDGLELSDLVPPADQEKYRQKLLSKACRKERDGAAAEPKRGKKRLVKEEKSDSD; encoded by the exons ATGGAgggaaacacagagagagaaagcaagatgACAGAATCTTCAGACAGTCAGGAGTTTGCAGAGCTCTGGCTGAAGAATCTCATGGGAGTGGAAGAGTCTGG AGTTCCTGATGACAACTCCTGGAAAAACGAAGAg caaatCCCTGAGGACCTGCAGGACGTTCTGCTCGGAGACATTCTACAGCCACAGTCCTCATCATCTCCTCCAACCTCCACTGTCCCTGTCACCTCCGATTACCCTGGACTCCACAACTTCACCCTGCACTTCCAGAAGTCTAGTACGGCCAAATCAGTCACCTGCACG tactcCCCGGAGCTGAATAAACTCTTCTGTCAGTTAGCTAAGACGTGCCCTGTGCTCATGGCAGTGAGTTTTTCTCCACCACATGGTTCTGTGCTCAGAGCCACTGCTGTGTACAAGAGATCAGAACACGTGGCCGATGTGGTGCGCCGCTGTCCTCACCACGAGAGGAGTAACGACAACAATGAGG GCCCAGCTCCTCCCGGTCACCTGCTCCGTGTGGAAGGGAATTCCCGAGCGGTTTATCATGAAGACTTAAACACACAGCGccacagtgtggtggtgccctATGAACCTCCTCAG gtgggatCAGAGTGCACCACTGTGCTGTATAACTACATGTGTAACAGCAGCTGTATGGGGGGAATGAACCGCCGGCCCATCCTCACCATAATCACTCTGGAGACCCAGGA tggtCAGCTTTTGGGCCGGCGCACTTTtgaagtgcgtgtgtgtgcgtgtcctgGGCGTGACCGGAAATCAGAGGAgaacaacttcagaaaacagcAGGAATCCAAAACCTCAGGCAAAACCCTCACCAAgcgca GTATAAAGGATCCTCCTTCTCACCCAGAGGACAGTAAGAAATCCAAGAACACCAGCAGTGATGATGAAATTTACAcgctgcag gtGCATGGGAGAGAGCGTTATGAGTTTCTGAAGAAGATTAATGATGGTCTGGAGCTCAGTGACCTGGTGCCTCCTGCTGACCAGGAGAAGTATCGACAGAAACT GTTGTCTAAAGCCTGTAGGAAGGAGAGAGACGGAGCTGCAGCAGAACCCAAACGAGGGAAGAAACGACTggtgaaggaggagaagagcgactctgactga
- the tp53 gene encoding cellular tumor antigen p53 isoform X3 — MEGNTERESKMTESSDSQEFAELWLKNLMGVEESGVPDDNSWKNEEQIPEDLQDVLLGDILQPQSSSSPPTSTVPVTSDYPGLHNFTLHFQKSSTAKSVTCTVGSECTTVLYNYMCNSSCMGGMNRRPILTIITLETQDGQLLGRRTFEVRVCACPGRDRKSEENNFRKQQESKTSGKTLTKRSIKDPPSHPEDSKKSKNTSSDDEIYTLQVHGRERYEFLKKINDGLELSDLVPPADQEKYRQKLLSKACRKERDGAAAEPKRGKKRLVKEEKSDSD; from the exons ATGGAgggaaacacagagagagaaagcaagatgACAGAATCTTCAGACAGTCAGGAGTTTGCAGAGCTCTGGCTGAAGAATCTCATGGGAGTGGAAGAGTCTGG AGTTCCTGATGACAACTCCTGGAAAAACGAAGAg caaatCCCTGAGGACCTGCAGGACGTTCTGCTCGGAGACATTCTACAGCCACAGTCCTCATCATCTCCTCCAACCTCCACTGTCCCTGTCACCTCCGATTACCCTGGACTCCACAACTTCACCCTGCACTTCCAGAAGTCTAGTACGGCCAAATCAGTCACCTGCACG gtgggatCAGAGTGCACCACTGTGCTGTATAACTACATGTGTAACAGCAGCTGTATGGGGGGAATGAACCGCCGGCCCATCCTCACCATAATCACTCTGGAGACCCAGGA tggtCAGCTTTTGGGCCGGCGCACTTTtgaagtgcgtgtgtgtgcgtgtcctgGGCGTGACCGGAAATCAGAGGAgaacaacttcagaaaacagcAGGAATCCAAAACCTCAGGCAAAACCCTCACCAAgcgca GTATAAAGGATCCTCCTTCTCACCCAGAGGACAGTAAGAAATCCAAGAACACCAGCAGTGATGATGAAATTTACAcgctgcag gtGCATGGGAGAGAGCGTTATGAGTTTCTGAAGAAGATTAATGATGGTCTGGAGCTCAGTGACCTGGTGCCTCCTGCTGACCAGGAGAAGTATCGACAGAAACT GTTGTCTAAAGCCTGTAGGAAGGAGAGAGACGGAGCTGCAGCAGAACCCAAACGAGGGAAGAAACGACTggtgaaggaggagaagagcgactctgactga
- the tp53 gene encoding cellular tumor antigen p53 isoform X2 — translation MEGNTERESKMTESSDSQEFAELWLKNLMGVEESGVPDDNSWKNEEQIPEDLQDVLLGDILQPQSSSSPPTSTVPVTSDYPGLHNFTLHFQKSSTAKSVTCTYSPELNKLFCQLAKTCPVLMAVSFSPPHGSVLRATAVYKRSEHVADVVRRCPHHERSNDNNEGPAPPGHLLRVEGNSRAVYHEDLNTQRHSVVVPYEPPQVGSECTTVLYNYMCNSSCMGGMNRRPILTIITLETQDGQLLGRRTFEVRVCACPGRDRKSEENNFRKQQESKTSGKTLTKRSIKDPPSHPEDSKKSKNTSSDDEIYTLQVHGRERYEFLKKINDGLELSDLVPPADQEKYRQKLLSKACRKERDGAAAEPKRGKKRLVKEEKSDSD, via the exons ATGGAgggaaacacagagagagaaagcaagatgACAGAATCTTCAGACAGTCAGGAGTTTGCAGAGCTCTGGCTGAAGAATCTCATGGGAGTGGAAGAGTCTGG AGTTCCTGATGACAACTCCTGGAAAAACGAAGAg caaatCCCTGAGGACCTGCAGGACGTTCTGCTCGGAGACATTCTACAGCCACAGTCCTCATCATCTCCTCCAACCTCCACTGTCCCTGTCACCTCCGATTACCCTGGACTCCACAACTTCACCCTGCACTTCCAGAAGTCTAGTACGGCCAAATCAGTCACCTGCACG tactcCCCGGAGCTGAATAAACTCTTCTGTCAGTTAGCTAAGACGTGCCCTGTGCTCATGGCAGTGAGTTTTTCTCCACCACATGGTTCTGTGCTCAGAGCCACTGCTGTGTACAAGAGATCAGAACACGTGGCCGATGTGGTGCGCCGCTGTCCTCACCACGAGAGGAGTAACGACAACAATGAGG GCCCAGCTCCTCCCGGTCACCTGCTCCGTGTGGAAGGGAATTCCCGAGCGGTTTATCATGAAGACTTAAACACACAGCGccacagtgtggtggtgccctATGAACCTCCTCAG gtgggatCAGAGTGCACCACTGTGCTGTATAACTACATGTGTAACAGCAGCTGTATGGGGGGAATGAACCGCCGGCCCATCCTCACCATAATCACTCTGGAGACCCAGGA tggtCAGCTTTTGGGCCGGCGCACTTTtgaagtgcgtgtgtgtgcgtgtcctgGGCGTGACCGGAAATCAGAGGAgaacaacttcagaaaacagcAGGAATCCAAAACCTCAGGCAAAACCCTCACCAAgcgca GTATAAAGGATCCTCCTTCTCACCCAGAGGACAGTAAGAAATCCAAGAACACCAGCAGTGATGATGAAATTTACAcgctgcag gtGCATGGGAGAGAGCGTTATGAGTTTCTGAAGAAGATTAATGATGGTCTGGAGCTCAGTGACCTGGTGCCTCCTGCTGACCAGGAGAAGTATCGACAGAAACT GTTGTCTAAAGCCTGTAGGAAGGAGAGAGACGGAGCTGCAGCAGAACCCAAACGAGGGAAGAAACGACTggtgaaggaggagaagagcgactctgact ga